The stretch of DNA CCACGCCAAAAGGTTCAAATTGCGTGATTCTTTCCCAGGTTTCCAGAGTGAGCTCTTCGGGGTTTAAGGCGAGGTCCACAGAGAGGGTTCTTTCCAACGGCGTGACTTTGAAAAGTTCGCGAGCGTGCTTGAGCAGGGCTTCTCGGAAGGGTTCGTAGTTTTCTTTTTTGAGGTGGAAGCCGGCCGCTTGTTCGTGACCACCGAAGGCTTCGAGGTGGGCATCGGCACTTTGAAGGGCCTCCACACAATGAAAACCGGGGAGGCTGCGGGCGCTGCCCACCAAAGAATCTTCGCGGTCTTCCAAAATAAAGGTGGGTTTGCCGTGTTTTTCCTGAAGGCGCCCGGCCACGAGGCCCACCACCCCGCTGGACCAGGGACCTTTGGCGATGAGGATGGGCTGGGTGAGATCCAGAGCCGCTTCCGCTTCCTGAATGATGGCGTCCATCATGTCTTGGCGCTGGCGGTTGAGCTGCTCGAGTTTTTGGCATTTTTCTTGGGCGGAAGCGGCGTCCGCGAGCAGGGCTTGCAAGCTCCAATAGGGACTTTCCAAACGGCCCGAGGCGTTGAGCCGAGGGCCGACTTGAAAACCAATGGTCTCTGCCGTGAAATTCTTTTCCCAAGCGCCAGCCATTTTTAGAATCGTTTCGAGTCCCGCCCATCGTGTGTTTTTCATTTGCTTGAGCCCGAGTTTCACCAAGGCTCGGTTTTCACCCGTGAGGGGCACACAATCCGCCACCGTGCCAAGGCTTGCGAGATCTGTGAGTGGAAGGATCCAATCTTCATTGTTTGTTCTTTTGAGCAAAGCACATGCCAACTTAAAGGCCACCCCACTCCCGGAAAGTTCATTGAAGGGATAGGTTTTGGAAAGTTTGGGATGCAAAATGGCGAAGGCTTCTGGAATTTGAGGGGGGATGGAATGATGATCGGTGATGATGACTTGCATCCCCCCTGCCTCCGCAAGAGCCACTTCATCTTTGCACGAAATGCCCAAATCCACCGTGATGAGGACGGCAACTTTTTCGCGCAGCAGTTCTTCGATGTATTTTTTGTGGAGACCATAGCCATCATCACGACGGTGTGGGATACGGTAAGAAACTTCCGCTCCCAGCATGCGAAGTGTGTGAATGAGCAGGGCCGCGCCGCTGAGTCCGTCTACATCGTAATCCCCGTAAACCACAATGCGTTCTCGTGCATGGATGGCTTTTTGCAATCGTTCCACCGCCTTCTCCATATCCTCAAATAAAAAAGGATCGTGCAGATCCTCCACCGCGGCGCTTGAGAAAAAACTTCCGGGATCCTGGATCGTGCGGGAGGCCAAAAGACCGGTCCACAAGGATTCTTTGGGTTTGCGTTCGTAACGAAGTCGCCATTTTTTCCCGAGTATACTCATTTTTCTTTTTTCTTATTTTTGTTCCAAAGGGCCACGGCCTCCTCCGGAGTGCTCGCCGTGTCCTCTCCAAAAACCCAGGTGTGACGAGAGATGAATTTTTGAGCCACTTTTTCCATGGCTCCTTCCAAAGTGAATTTCCCTTCTTCCTTTGCAATTTGGCTCATCATGATGAGGGTGAAAAGCACATCCCCCAATTCCTCTTCAATGTTTGTGATGTCTTTTTTTTCCACCCCTTCCAAAAGCTCCTGCGCCTCCTCGAGCACTTTTGGCGCCAGAGATTCCAAAGTCTGCTCTTTATCCCAAGGACATCCGTTTTCGGAGCGGAGTTTTGCAGCGATTTCGACTAAATTTTGAAACTTAAGATGCATGGGTCACTTCGTAAAATTCTTCAGGGGAAATCCAGTATATATCTTCTTCTTTTCTAAACCAAGTGAGTTGTCTTTTTGCAAAATTTCGGGTGTTCATTTTCAGTTCTTCCTTGCAGTCTTCCAAAGATTTTTCGCCCAGCAAATAGGGGAAATATTCCTTGTATCCCAGTGCCGCAAAGGCTCGAGATTTGGGATCGTAGCCTTCACTGAGCAAGGTCTTAAGTTCGTTCAAAAGTCCTTTTTCAATTTGTTCGTCCACGCGTTTATTGATGCGCTCGTACAAAACTTCCCGTGGCCAATCCACCGCCATTTTAAAAACATTGTAGAGCCGCGGGGCTTTTTCTTGGGCACGAGGTTTTTTTGTTTGCAGCACCACTTCCAAGGCCCGCGCAACAAAGCGCACATTGTTGGGGTGAATTTTACTGGCGCTCACGGGGTCCAAATCCAGCAGCATATTGTAGAGTCCATCGGCCCCCTTTTTTTGGTATTCCTTTTCGAGCTCCTCCCGAATTTTAAGATCCGGCGGAGCGATGGGAAGATCGTAATTGTCCACCACGCTGCTGATGTACAAACCGGTGCCCCCGCAAATAATAGGCAGTTTCCCTTTCAACAAAATCTCTCCGATGGCGTGTGTGGCCTCCCTCTTAAAATCCGCCATGGTGAAGGGTTGATTGATGTCCCGCACATCGATGAGGTGGTGTTTTATTTTTTGTCGTTCCACTGGCGTAACCTTGTCCGTGCCAATGTCCATTTTTTTATAAACCTGAGCCGAATCCGCGGAGATGATTTCTCCATTAAAATCCTCGGCTATCCTAAGACTGAGGGCTGTTTTTCCGCTGGCCGTTGGGCCACAAATCACCACCAAAGGTTTTTCTCCCGTTTTTTTAAGCTCGCGCAGAAAAAGTGTGAGATGGTGGTAAAGATCCGTCATGGCCAAAGTGTAAGACCAAGCGCCCTAGAGGGCAACGGGATTACTTTTGGTCTACCTGTACTGATTGCGCTGGCTCGACATTTTCTGAGGGTGGCGTTTCAATATTTTCCTGCATTGCTGCTCGAGTCTCAAAAGCTACACATGCCACTGTAGGGGCGCCAGTAAAAACGGTCACGGCGAGTGCCGCAGCAGCCAGGGGAGAAGTTTTCTTAGTGTTTCCTTCCCTTCCTCTTACTAAAGTTGTTGGAGCGCTGAGCATAAGTATGGTGTTAAGTTGTAACTTAACTGAATCATACTACTTAAATTTTATTTGTCAAGCTTTTTAGCCCTACCGCCTCCGTCCTTTTCTGTTGCACTTTCACATTGATCGAATGCGCCAACACATGATGTTCTTTGCAAAGTGGTGCGAGATAGTGCGGATCGTGGCGGTGGCTCAGGGCAAAGGTTTGCGTGTGGTGGAGTTGTTCCGCTGGTTTTTGGCAGCTGGGGATGGCGCATTTACTACCGTGTTCTTTTTGTAAAACTTTCTTGGTGCGGGCGGGCACATGTCGGG from Candidatus Gracilibacteria bacterium encodes:
- the recJ gene encoding single-stranded-DNA-specific exonuclease RecJ; its protein translation is MEDLHDPFLFEDMEKAVERLQKAIHARERIVVYGDYDVDGLSGAALLIHTLRMLGAEVSYRIPHRRDDGYGLHKKYIEELLREKVAVLITVDLGISCKDEVALAEAGGMQVIITDHHSIPPQIPEAFAILHPKLSKTYPFNELSGSGVAFKLACALLKRTNNEDWILPLTDLASLGTVADCVPLTGENRALVKLGLKQMKNTRWAGLETILKMAGAWEKNFTAETIGFQVGPRLNASGRLESPYWSLQALLADAASAQEKCQKLEQLNRQRQDMMDAIIQEAEAALDLTQPILIAKGPWSSGVVGLVAGRLQEKHGKPTFILEDREDSLVGSARSLPGFHCVEALQSADAHLEAFGGHEQAAGFHLKKENYEPFREALLKHARELFKVTPLERTLSVDLALNPEELTLETWERITQFEPFGVGNQAPLFLLENIEILSTRPVGRDAKHLKFEGKMGKTHFEGIAFQFGPHASSLEKATKLLIHLEKNEWMDRQTLQVRLVDFSQ
- a CDS encoding MazG nucleotide pyrophosphohydrolase domain-containing protein, producing MHLKFQNLVEIAAKLRSENGCPWDKEQTLESLAPKVLEEAQELLEGVEKKDITNIEEELGDVLFTLIMMSQIAKEEGKFTLEGAMEKVAQKFISRHTWVFGEDTASTPEEAVALWNKNKKKEKGVYSGKNGDFVTNANPKNPCGPVFWPPARSRIPEVFSQAPRWRICTILFYLRIWRRRWNDCKKPSMHENALWFTGITM
- the miaA gene encoding tRNA (adenosine(37)-N6)-dimethylallyltransferase MiaA encodes the protein MTDLYHHLTLFLRELKKTGEKPLVVICGPTASGKTALSLRIAEDFNGEIISADSAQVYKKMDIGTDKVTPVERQKIKHHLIDVRDINQPFTMADFKREATHAIGEILLKGKLPIICGGTGLYISSVVDNYDLPIAPPDLKIREELEKEYQKKGADGLYNMLLDLDPVSASKIHPNNVRFVARALEVVLQTKKPRAQEKAPRLYNVFKMAVDWPREVLYERINKRVDEQIEKGLLNELKTLLSEGYDPKSRAFAALGYKEYFPYLLGEKSLEDCKEELKMNTRNFAKRQLTWFRKEEDIYWISPEEFYEVTHAS